The DNA region AAGCGAATCAAGCACAAAACGCTTGGTTAAGTGCGGAACCGCTCTTGTATGCGGCTTGGAGACAGGCGACCACGAAAATTAACTTGCGATTAGGAGGACAAGTTCCTTCTTCCTTTGGGAAATTCCCAGAGTCAGAGCGAGTCGCAGCGAAAGTTCAAAATGCCAACACTAAGAACTTGGATGTTGTACCAATTTGGGAGAGCCAAGTGGAGGTTTCATCGCATTTTGAACCCCCGTCCCTTTAGGGCTGGGGTGGCTTCAGTAAATGTATAACTTATGGTATAAATGACGGCAATACACAGCCAAGTGTCCGCTCCTGTACTCCATAGGTATAAACGATCGCTCACCTCGCGACCTCCAATAGGCTAAAATGCAAGCAGGTCAAGCATTTCGCGAGCGAACCAGTCCATGATCGAAACACTGCAAACCTATCTCTATCAACTCGGACAACTTGCCGATAGCCTCGTAAAAACTCAGCTAACCCAACTCACCTGGCTGAGTGTCGGCGTCATCTTTGCAGCGGGCTTGCTTACCAGCCTGACACCCTGTATGCTTTCCATGTTGCCAATTACGATCGGCTACATCGGCGGATACGAAGCCAAAAGTCGCCTGCAAGCGATCGCACAATCTACTTGGTTCTCCTTGGGATTGGCAACTACACTCGCTGGATTGGGAATTGCCGCCGCTTTAGTAGGACAAGTTTACGGTCAAATAGGCATTGGGTTGCCAATTATCGTCAGCATCATCGCCATCATCATGGGGCTAAACTTACTAGAAGCCCTACCGTTGCAATTTCCCTCCTTTGGCGGCACAGAATGGATTTCCCAGAACTTACCAGATGGCGTGCGTTCCTATTTGTTGGGTTTAACTTTTGGTTTAGTTGCTTCCCCTTGCAGCACACCCGTCCTAGCTACATTACTCGCTTGGGTTACACAAACGCAAAACGCGATTTTAGGTGGCCTTTTTCTGCTATTCTACACAGCGGGATACGTCGCACCTTTAATTTTGGCAGGTACGTTTACCGGGTCTATCAAAAAGTTGTTGGAACTGCGTCGCTGGTCTGCTTGGATAAATCCAGTTAGCGGCACATTGTTAGTAGGATTTGGCGTATTTTCCTTGCTGTCTCGGATTCCTTTGGGTAATTTTTAAGCGAATGAATTCAAAAGATTTTTCTTCATCAAATTTGGCTAAAGTTGTTGCAACTGTTAAAATTTTTTTTCGACAAGAATTACTGCCCCTACTGGCAGATTTGCGATTGGCAATATTGCTGCTGTTAGCGATCGCAGCCTTCAGCATCAGCGGCACAGTAATCGAACAAGGTCAATCCATCCCCTATTATCAATCCAACTATCCAGAAAATCCAGCTTTATTTGGCTTCCTCACCTGGAAAGTTATCATCATCTTGGGATTGGATCGGGTATATCGGACTTGGTGGTTTTTATCGCTGCTAATTTTGTTTGGCACTAGCTTAACCGCCTGCACCTTTACCCGCCAGTTTCCAGCATTGAAAGCTGCCCGCAATTGGAAATTTTTCGATCGAAGTGGCCAATTTGAAAAATTAGCTTTGAGTGCGGAATTTGAAACAGGTTCGCTCAATTCTTTATTACCGGCATTGCAAAAGCGCCGCTATCGGATTTTTCAAGAAGGAAATTCTTTATATGCGCGTAAAGGGATAGTAGGACGGATTGGCCCGATCGTCGTCCACGCCAGTATGTTAATCGTTCTGGCTGGTTCAATTTGGGGCGCGATGACCGGATTTATGGCACAAGAATTGATTCCCAGCGGAGGAAGTTTTCAGGTAAAAAATATCGTCGATGCTGGGCCATTAGCAAATCCGCAAATTCTCAAAGACTGGTCGGTTAAAGTAAATCGCTTCTGGATTGACTATACGCCAGAAGGAGGAATTGACCAGTTTTATTCGGATTTATCGGTTTTGGATAAAGAGGGGAAAGAAGTAGATCGTCAGAAAATTTACGTGAATAAACCCCTGCGTTACCGAGGCGTGACATTGTATCAAACAGATTGGTCGATCGCCGCTATTCGATTCCAGCTAAATAACAGCCCCATTCTACAGTTACCGATGGCTCAACTCGATACTGGTGGCCAAGGTAGAATCTGGGGTACTTGGATTCCCACTAAACCAGATTTAAGTGAAGGCGTTTCCCTTTTAGCACGCGATTTGCAGGGCACTTTACTAATTTACGATACGAAAGGCCAACTGCAAACCACCGTTCGCGAGGGAATGGCTACAGTAATCAATGGCGTCAGGCTTAAAATTGTGGAAGTTGTGGGCAGTACGGGTTTGCAAATCAAAGCCGATCCGGGAATTCCCATTGTTTATACTGGTTTTGGCTTGCTGATGCTAAGTGTGATGATGAGCTATGTTTCTCACTCCCAAATTTGGGCCTTGCAAAAAGACGGTCGCCTTTATGTAGGAGGTAGAACAAATCGCGCTCAAGTTGCTTTTGAACGGGAGATTATCGAGATATTAGAGGAACTGCAAAGGCCAGAGATGAGCGAAAAAGTTGCGATCGCTCCTACTTCTTTAGCCAGTGAAAGTTAAATTTCTCCGGGATTGATAAACTGATATCGTGTCCGGTAGCATTGGTAGTACATGAAAGATGTTGAGGATTTTTTGTACGAATCGTGGGTGAAAATTTAACCACAGATAAACACAGATAAACACAGATGAACACAGATGAACACAGATGAACACAGATGAACACAGATGCGATCGCAAATTTTTTACGCTACTATGCAACCGGACTTGATATGATTCTTGGCGCAACAAGTCCTAAACTCACAAGACAATGTTAGAACCTGCAAAAACGATCGCCATCTTTCAAAAACAATCAGACCCGAAAATATTTTCAACAGGCGAAATCATCTTCGAGGAAGGTCAGTCAGGTGATGTCATGTACGGCATCCTGGAAGGGGAAGTTGACATCTCAGTCAACGGTAAAGTTGTGGAGACAATCAAAACAGGCGAAGTTTTTGGTGTCGGCGCACTTGTCGGCATAGGAAACAGAACCTATACAGCCATTGCCAAAATAGACTGCAAATTGGCTTTTATTGACAAAAAAAGATTTCTTTTCGCCGTTCAGGAAACGCCTATGTTTGCGCTGGAAGTGATGAAAACCTACTCTGAGCGTCTGACTCGCCTAGAGCATAGCTTATGATAGCCTAATTGTTGGCCTAAAAGACTGTAGAGACGTTTCATAAAACGTCTCTACAACCGCGATCGAGATAAGAAGGGTTATCGCGGACGAGCTGCGAGATAATCGGGAGCAAGAGCAACCGACTCAGGTCTGTTTCTCGTTACCATTAGATTGGCGGCAATATCGAAGATAGGTGGCTGGTTAGGCAGAGGATCGATGAGAGCCAATTGATTTATAATGTCATCAAAGCGCATCACCAAATTATTCGACTTCTCAGCTACGTAAAGGTTGGCACCATCGTAAGTAATATCAACGGGATTTCCCAACATACTGTTTGGCCCAGCAATGCCGCGCACGGAAACATTGCCGTTAGCAGTACTGGCATTATTAACCACAAACAGTTGTCCGTCAGTTGCACTCATGGCACTGCCTACATCGGAAAGCAACAATGTATCGGAAGATTCAACATAGATTATTCCGTGCAAGTTGACTGATATCTTATTTCCCGACACATCGGAGGGTGTAATTACTCGTGTGGGGCCATTTGCACCTTGAGTCGCGGCATACCGATCGTATACGAGTACAGCACCATCAGTTGCTGCTACAAATAAGCGATCGCTATTAGGTTCGTAATCGACATCCCACGGACGGCGACCGCCAAGGTTGGTAGTTGCGAACACCGGCGCGACATCGCCTTGCGCTTGCGTGCTGAATGCCAGAATAGCTGGAGTTGTGGCATTATTTTCGGTGACAAACACCAGACCCAAATTATCGGCAACTTCCAAACCTTTCGGACTCACCAAACCTGTATTAGCACCAGTAATAGTCCGGTCTCTGGAGATACTTACTGTTTCGCCATCGCGACTGTTGGCGAGTCGATTCACAATTAAAACACCGCCGTTTGTGTCGTTGTTATCAAATGTGATGAAAGCATCTCCGGTTAAGTCAAAAGTGACGTTTTCCAAACTTGGTACTGCGTTGGATGTGTTAAATGCTGCCTGATTTTGTAGGTTGGTGGAAAGCTTGGCGACAAACTCGCTGGAACCTGTTGCTGGCGGATTACTGGTGACGACAAGAGAATCGATGATTGTTGCTGTAGTCTCGATATCCGTAACGCCGCGATTCATTCTTCCATCACTGAGTTCGGCGACCAAAGATTCCGGTTTAATTTCCGGAATGCTAACATCGGGAGCGATATCTCCGCTGGGGCCATCAAAAATATTTCGGTAAATTAGAAGTAGATCTTTTGCTTTCTCCGCTATCCGCACCTCGGTACCGTTGAGAATCATATCTACCGGATTGCCCATTTGGGTTGCTGGGCCTTCAATCGTGCGCGATGGTATGACATTGCCGTTGACCGCACTGGCGTTGTCTATTATATAGATACGTCCGTCAGTGTTGAAATTGGGACTTTGAGCTGCGGTCGCCGCACCAACGTCGGTGACAACTAATTTATTACGTCCGGGAGAATAGGCAATACCGTGCAAGTTGGTAGAAACTTTGTTTCCGGCAGCATTAACAGGAGTTATAGTGCGGGAGATCCCGCCACCACCGATATTTGTGCCATTTCCGATGTAGTTATCGAAAACGGACACATCTCCGTTAACTAAAGCGACGAACAGACGATCGCTCTCTTCATCGTAAGCAACATCCCAAGGATTTGCCGATAACGCCGTTACCGCCACAGGCGGTACATCACCACCGGCAGCAGTGCCAAACACTTTGAGATTTTGAGCGCCGTTATCTGCAACAATTGTAAATCCAGCCGTGTGCGCGATCGCAAATCCTTTGGGGTTGACAAGTTGCGTCTGCGCTCCCCGAATTTCTCGGTCTCTTATAATGGAAAATGCGTCGCCATCAGGTCGATCGCCAATTTGAGAAATAACGCGAATGCTACCAGCACCAGGCGTTACATCTCCCGCCTGATAAAGATTGCCGGCAATATCGAGCTCGACGCCTTCATTGTTTCCCGCCACAAACCGCTTTTGGATGGCGAAATTCGGATCGAAGCGATCGACATCTCCCACGTTAGCTGTGCCATTATTGGAAACGTAGATCGCAGCAGGATTGAGCAAAACATCGTTACCGTAGCGTCCTTCCAATACACCAAACTGGGCGTAATGTTGAAAAGCACTTCGGAATGCACCGCTATTAACAGCTGCTGCCACATCTGAGTATTGCTGTAAATAAAAACTGCTATTGAACTCTGCACTGGCAATACGCCCTTCGGCAGCACCAAAATCTAGATAATGTTTTATGCCTGTAAGCGAATCAATGCCGATCGATCCTGCCACATCCTGATTTTGTGTCAGATAAAAACTGTTGTCAAATAACTGACTGGGGTCGCGACCCTCAAATTGACCGCTACTTAAATAATGTGCGATCGCGCTTTGACCTGTTTGAACAAGTGCCGCTACATCCAGATTTTGTTCCAAATAATAACGAGTATCGAACAGTTGGCTGAAGTTTCGCGCCTCAAATTGACCTGATAACTCAAAATGTTCAAACGCACTTCTGAAAACACCTGTGTTAACTGCTGCTGCCACATCGGCATTTTGCTGTAGATAATACCTGTTGCTGAACAGCAAACTGGGGTCGCGACCTTCTATTTTACCGAAAGAATTAAAGTGTTGAAGCCCGCTACTAAAACTGCCTGCTATAACTGCGGCTGCTACATCTTGGTTTTGAGATAAGTAAAAACTTTCACTAAAAAACGGGCTTGTTTCCAGCATAATCGAGTTCCTAAGACATCCATAGCGAGCGCGATCGAACAAAACTTCTAGTTTTGCGATCGCAATTTATAAAATTATTTCGTATTGTAACAGATGGTTTTCTGTAATTTGTAGATAACGAAAATTTTTCTGGTATCTGCGTTTTTTTAGTTTTAAAATATAATTGATTAATTTCTACATCCATCGCAAGGTATATATTATAAATAATTAGTAAGACTACATCAATTATGTGAGATAAACCCAGCTTTAGATGTAGCAAGCTAGAATTGAGACTAGATAAATTTACTGAAATTAATAAGAAGGTAATACTCGATATAAAAAAATGATAGAACTGCAAGCATATTACCAGTTCAAAATCAAGGCTGACTGAAAAAACGGGTTTTAAGCCAGCAATTTCAAGCGGAATCATCCAAAAAATTGTGCCGAATTACAAGCTCAGTTCGAGCTTTGCAGAGTCAATCCAAAATCCACTCATCCAAAATCCACTCATTCAATAACCGAAAAAAACCACCAAAACAGATAGGCAAAATCTATAATTTATAAGGGTTATAAACAAATTGCCAATTTTTGACCGTAACTGACCATGACCACCTCTCCTCGCCGCTATCACATCACTACCTTCGGCTGCCAGATGAACAAAGCCGACTCCGAACGCATGGCTGGTATCCTGGAGGATATGGGTTTTGAGTGGTCGGAAGATCCCAACGATGCCAACGTCATTCTCTACAATACCTGCACAATTCGGGATAACGCCGAACATAAAGTTTATTCTCACTTGGGAAGACAGGCAAAGCGCAAGCAGGAACAACCCGACCTGACTCTGATATTGGCAGGTTGTGTCGCCCAACAGGAAGGGGAAGCGCTGCTGCGACGAGTGCCAGAGTTAGACTTGGTGATGGGGCCACAACACGCCAATCGCCTCAAAGATTTGCTCGAACAGGTATTGGAGGGCGATCGCGTCGTAGCCACAGAACCCGTTCATATTATGGAAGATATCACCAAACCGCGACGGGATAGCACCGTCACAGCTTGGGTGAACGTAATTTATGGCTGCAACGAACGCTGCACCTACTGTGTCGTTCCTAACGTGCGCGGTGTGGAACAATCGCGCACGCCAGAGGCAATTCGCGCCGAAATGGCAGAATTGGGGCGTCAGGGTTATAAGGAAGTAACTTTACTCGGTCAAAATATCGACGCCTACGGTCGAGATTTGCCGGGAGTAACGCCAGAAGGTCGTCACAAACACACCTTGACAGATTTGCTTTACTATGTAAGCGATGTACCGGGTATCGATCGCATTCGTTTTGCGACTTCCCATCCTCGTTATTTCACAGAACGCCTGATAAAAGCTTGTGCTGAATTACCGAAAGTGTGCGAGCATTTTCACATTCCCTTCCAATCTGGCGATAACGAAGTGCTGAAGGCGATGGGACGCGGTTACACCCAGGAGAAATATCGTCGCATCATCGATACAATTCGCGATTATATGCCGGATGCGTCGATTACCGCCGATGCGATCGTCGGTTTTCCGGGAGAAACAGAAGCACAATTTGAGAATACACTCAAATTAGTGGCAGATATTGGTTTTGACCAGTTGAACACAGCCGCTTATTCCCCTCGTCCGGGTACACCAGCAGCATTGTGGGAAAATCAACTCAGCGAAGAGGAGAAGGTCGATCGATTGCAGCGCCTCAATCACTTAGTTGGCATAAAAGCAGCTGAGCGATCGCAACGTTATTTCGATCGCATTGAAGAAGTGTTGGTAGAAGATCGAAACCCCAAAGATCCAACTCAAGTAATGGGGAGAACTCGCGGAAATCGCCTGACATTTTTCAGCAGCGATATCGCTCAACTGAAAGGTCAACTGGTACAAGTTAAAATCACGGAAGTCCGTCCTTTCAGTTTATCTGGCGAAATCGTTGAGGTAAGGCATCCCGTCACTGTGTGAAAATGTTCGGAAACCCAACTTCTGGTTATCATTTGATAACCAGAAAATTGATGGGATTGTGTGTTGAAATCGCTAGTTAAAATTTAACCGCAGATGTAGGCGAAGCCTTACCGTAGGGTACATAATTCTGCCCAGCTACTTATTGCAAGACTGGCGTACTATTTGTATCGAGATGAAGTGCGCGGTTAATATCTTCAATTCCGCCAAATCGATCGCCCAGATGAAAACGCGCTAGACCCCGATTCAGGTAAGCTGCACTGAGATTGGGATTTAGTAAAAGAGCTTGGTTAAAATCTTCGATCGCCTGCCTATTTTCTCCTACTCTATAGCGAGCAAATCCTCGGCTATTGTACGCTCTAGCATCCTTGGGATTGAGTTGCAATGCTTTGCTAAAATCTTCGATCGCTCCCTGTTTATCCCCTAAATCCGAGCGTACCAAACCTCGACTGACATAAGCTTCAGATAAGTTTGGATTTAATCGCAAAGCTTGATTAAAATCTTCTAAAGCTTGCTGGATATCGCCGCGATCGCGAAGAGCCAGCCCCCGGTTATTGTAAGCTGCGGCGTAATTAGGGTTAAGCTCAAGCGCTCGATCGAAATCTGCGATCGCTCTGTGATGGTCGCCAATAGAATAATAAGCTAAACCCCGATTATAATAAGCATTAGCTTTATTGGGATTAATATTTATAGCCTGAGTATAGTTTTCAATTGCTCCTCTACTATCTCCCATGAGAGCGCGAGCATTACCTCGATTATTGTATGCTTCGGCATCTTTGGGATTGATACCGAGGGTTTGATTATAATCTTCAACCGCTCCTTTGTTATCTCCCAACGAGTAGCGAGCAAAAGCTCGATTATAGTAAAGTTCTGCGAGAGTAGAATCCATTCCTAACGCTCGCTTAAAATCTTCAATCGCTCCTGTTGAGTCACCCAATTCAAAGCGAGCTAAACCTCGATTATTGTATGCTTCTACTAAATTTGGTTCGATGTTTAGAGCGCGATCGAAATCTTCGATTGCTCCTTTAGAGTCACCCACTTCAAACCGAGCCATACCGCGATTATTATAAGCTTCTGCTAAATTGGGGTCGATCCGCAAAGCTCGATCGTAATCTGCGATCGCTCCAGCAAAATCCCTCATATAAAAGCGAGCTACACCCCGGCTGATATAAGCTTTAACAAAATCAGGATTTAACTTTAAGGCTTGATTAAAGTCTTCAATCGCAGCTTCCTTATATGCCAAATCTAAATGAACTAGACCTCGGCTGATATAAATAATGGCACAGTTAGGATTCAGTTCTAAGGCTCGATTAAAGTCCTTTAGGGCTATGTGATATGCTCCTAAATTACGGTGGGCGTTACCTCGGTTGTTATAAGCTGCCACGCAGTTAGGATTGAGACCTAAAACTCGATCGAAGTCCTCTATCGCCCCTCGATCGTCTCCGAAGTCATACCGGACAAGCCCCCGATTGTAGTACGCTTTGACATTGTTCGGCTCAAGCCGCAAAATCTCATTGAATGTCTCAATGGCACCCTGGTAGTCCCCTCGCTCAGCCTTGTCAATACCTTCGTTCAAGCAGTTTTTAATAGTCATAGTTTACAATCCTGATTCAGCAATCGTTGATATGTCACCTTTTGGCTATTCGTGGGATTGCTAAAGCAATTCCACGAATAGCTTTACAAATTTGTATGGCGGGCCAAAAAAACTCGGTTTATATGAAAAACCGTCTTTGAACAGCTAAATATCTACTTTGTAGCCCTGTCTTGGGTAAGTCGCGATGGGAGAACCTCAAACTTGAGTAGATGTCTCTACTGCCTTCCGTACACCAGGGATGCCATTGTTTGCTTGTGCATTTGAGGCAAATTGAGGAAAATACTTTAATCGCTCAGGTTTACCCTGCCTATCTAATCCGTAAATATACCGTTAATGTTCCCTAAATTCACGGTTGACATATCATTCTTTACAAAATCTTTAACTATTATCTAGTTAGTTTCACGTAAGCTTTATATTCTCAATAACAAGTAGAGAACATACGCAAGTGCCATACTTAAATCTACTTGTAGGGTGTGTCACGCTTTAGTTATAGATCGATGAAAGGATGGTGCGTCAAACGTACCCTACTAATACCACCAGCTGCGTATGTCCTAAAGCATACACAAGTCCAGGAGCAGAAGTCGATCTCAATTTAAAATTTTCAACAGCCTTGAGGAGGAATTTCAACAAAAAGGCAAAAGAAAAGATAATTTTTGCCTGTCTCTTTTCTCTTTTGCCTTTTGAGTTTTGACTTTTAAGTTTTTGTTTTCGCCTATTCAGAAGCATCCTCAACGGAAAAGCTATAAATTTTTTGGGTTTCCAGATGGCTACAGACAGAAGAAGGCAACTGCTGCAAAGAGAATGTTTGCCGATCGAGCTGTATCTGCAAACCAGTCAGGGGGTCGCAACCCGGAGAAATCAGGAATTCCAAACGTTGTATATCGGGTAAAGCGGCTAATTTGTCAAGAATTTGCGCGATCGCTTGGACATAAGGATGGTTAGATTGCTCAAACCATCCCGGTGCTGCTAAATTGGGTTGATCGAAACCCAAGTGAACGGTAAGGGAAGGCTTGCCGAAGAGAGCGATCGCTACAGGTCGCGCTTCCTCCTGTAAAAGCAGATGAGATGTTGCCGCTAAATAGCGCAATTTCTCCAGCCGATCGTATCGTTCTTGTACAGAAGCAGCCTCATCTTTCCACTCGATCGCCACCGTTACCAGGTAAGTCTGCAACAGCATATGACCGAGTTTTTCCGCTTTAGTGGCGAGATAGCTAGAATTGTAAGGCGTCGCCTCGATCAACAACGGCACCCGATCGACCACTTCCAAACCGTAACCCTTCAAACCCGCAATTTTGCGAGGATTATTCGTAATCAAACGTATTTTTTTGACATTCAAATCATTGAGAATTTGCGCCCCTACCCCATAATTTCGCAGGTCGGCGGGAAAACCCAATCGCTCGTTTGCCTCCACCGTATCCAGACCCAAATCCTGCAAGGAGTATGCCTTCAACTTATTAATTAAACCAATTCCCCGACCTTCTTGGCGCAAATAGACCACCACCCCTCTACCCGCACTTTCGATCATCTTCAGTGCTGCCTGCAACTGCATCCGACAGTCGCAACGCAGAGAACCCAAAGCATCACCGGTCAGGCATTCCGAGTGCATCCGCACCATCACCGTTTGGTCTGGAAACTCGGCTGGGTCTCCTTTGACGATCGCGACGTGTTCGGAATTGTCCAAACTGTTGCGATAGGCATAAATTTGGAACTGACCGAATTGACTGGGTAATTGGGCTATAGTTTCGCGGCAGACAAATCGTTCGTGCTGGAGGCGATAACTAATTAAATCTGCAATGCTGATAATTTTAAGATGGTGAGCCTTCGCATACTCAATTAACTCCGGCAACCGCGCCATCGATCCATCAGGGTTTTGGATTTCGCAGATCACTCCCGCAGGATACAATCCTGCCATTCTCGCTAAATCGACACCCGCTTCCGTATGACCCGCTCGTTTCAGTACGCCCCCAACTCTAGCGCGGATCGGGAAGATGTGACCGGGACGGCGCAAGTCGTTGGGTTTGGTAGATGGGTTGATGGCTACCTGGATCGTGCGGGCCCGATCCTCGGCAGAGATGCCGGTAGTAACGCCCAGATGGGTAGCAGCATCGATGCTAACAGTGAACGCTGTCTGGTTGCTATCGGTGTTGTTGCTTACCATTAAAGGCAGGTCGAGTTCGTCGAGACGATCGCCCGTTAGCGCCAGACAAATCAGTCCCCGCGCATACACTGCCATAAAGTTAATCAAATCGGGCGTAGCGAACTGAGCCGCGCAGATCAAGTCTCCCTCGTTTTCGCGACTTTCGTCATCTACAACTACTACCGCTCGACCGGCCTTAATTTCTGCCAGAGCGGCTTCTATTGAGTCAAATTGAAAAGATTGAGTAGAGGCGTTTTGGGGCGATTCCACAGGTTAGCGATCGTAAACTTTTCTTAAAGCTTTTCATCTTTGATTGTAGCCCACTCCAGTTGATACCGAGTTGACAGCCGGTTTGACGATCGCACCAGGATCGAAACTTACTCCTTTCCCGCTCAAAGAATATGTATGCTTTGGGGGGAGTGGGGGAGCGGGAGAGTGGGGGAGAAAAGAACAACAGGTTACTTGCGATCGATCATCTTACGGCGGGAAGGGAGTAATTCCTAAAGTTACTCATAGTTGGTCGCGGCAATCAACTTGACAACGTGCTGGTTTTGTGATATGTTGGCCGCCATGCCGAAAACCAAGCGTCAAAATTATCTGGTTTGGAAACCACAGTCGATTCAAAACTGACCAGCCTGTAAAAAGGTCGAACGGGAGACCACGATTCGTTAAATAGGTTGAAAATAATGGATGAAAAATGACTAAAAGCTTCAAGAATAGTTGTTCAAAGCACGCATAGGGTGGGCTACACACTTTCTTGACGCTC from Aerosakkonema funiforme FACHB-1375 includes:
- the ribBA gene encoding bifunctional 3,4-dihydroxy-2-butanone-4-phosphate synthase/GTP cyclohydrolase II; its protein translation is MESPQNASTQSFQFDSIEAALAEIKAGRAVVVVDDESRENEGDLICAAQFATPDLINFMAVYARGLICLALTGDRLDELDLPLMVSNNTDSNQTAFTVSIDAATHLGVTTGISAEDRARTIQVAINPSTKPNDLRRPGHIFPIRARVGGVLKRAGHTEAGVDLARMAGLYPAGVICEIQNPDGSMARLPELIEYAKAHHLKIISIADLISYRLQHERFVCRETIAQLPSQFGQFQIYAYRNSLDNSEHVAIVKGDPAEFPDQTVMVRMHSECLTGDALGSLRCDCRMQLQAALKMIESAGRGVVVYLRQEGRGIGLINKLKAYSLQDLGLDTVEANERLGFPADLRNYGVGAQILNDLNVKKIRLITNNPRKIAGLKGYGLEVVDRVPLLIEATPYNSSYLATKAEKLGHMLLQTYLVTVAIEWKDEAASVQERYDRLEKLRYLAATSHLLLQEEARPVAIALFGKPSLTVHLGFDQPNLAAPGWFEQSNHPYVQAIAQILDKLAALPDIQRLEFLISPGCDPLTGLQIQLDRQTFSLQQLPSSVCSHLETQKIYSFSVEDASE
- a CDS encoding cytochrome c biogenesis protein, coding for MNSKDFSSSNLAKVVATVKIFFRQELLPLLADLRLAILLLLAIAAFSISGTVIEQGQSIPYYQSNYPENPALFGFLTWKVIIILGLDRVYRTWWFLSLLILFGTSLTACTFTRQFPALKAARNWKFFDRSGQFEKLALSAEFETGSLNSLLPALQKRRYRIFQEGNSLYARKGIVGRIGPIVVHASMLIVLAGSIWGAMTGFMAQELIPSGGSFQVKNIVDAGPLANPQILKDWSVKVNRFWIDYTPEGGIDQFYSDLSVLDKEGKEVDRQKIYVNKPLRYRGVTLYQTDWSIAAIRFQLNNSPILQLPMAQLDTGGQGRIWGTWIPTKPDLSEGVSLLARDLQGTLLIYDTKGQLQTTVREGMATVINGVRLKIVEVVGSTGLQIKADPGIPIVYTGFGLLMLSVMMSYVSHSQIWALQKDGRLYVGGRTNRAQVAFEREIIEILEELQRPEMSEKVAIAPTSLASES
- a CDS encoding YncE family protein, yielding MLETSPFFSESFYLSQNQDVAAAVIAGSFSSGLQHFNSFGKIEGRDPSLLFSNRYYLQQNADVAAAVNTGVFRSAFEHFELSGQFEARNFSQLFDTRYYLEQNLDVAALVQTGQSAIAHYLSSGQFEGRDPSQLFDNSFYLTQNQDVAGSIGIDSLTGIKHYLDFGAAEGRIASAEFNSSFYLQQYSDVAAAVNSGAFRSAFQHYAQFGVLEGRYGNDVLLNPAAIYVSNNGTANVGDVDRFDPNFAIQKRFVAGNNEGVELDIAGNLYQAGDVTPGAGSIRVISQIGDRPDGDAFSIIRDREIRGAQTQLVNPKGFAIAHTAGFTIVADNGAQNLKVFGTAAGGDVPPVAVTALSANPWDVAYDEESDRLFVALVNGDVSVFDNYIGNGTNIGGGGISRTITPVNAAGNKVSTNLHGIAYSPGRNKLVVTDVGAATAAQSPNFNTDGRIYIIDNASAVNGNVIPSRTIEGPATQMGNPVDMILNGTEVRIAEKAKDLLLIYRNIFDGPSGDIAPDVSIPEIKPESLVAELSDGRMNRGVTDIETTATIIDSLVVTSNPPATGSSEFVAKLSTNLQNQAAFNTSNAVPSLENVTFDLTGDAFITFDNNDTNGGVLIVNRLANSRDGETVSISRDRTITGANTGLVSPKGLEVADNLGLVFVTENNATTPAILAFSTQAQGDVAPVFATTNLGGRRPWDVDYEPNSDRLFVAATDGAVLVYDRYAATQGANGPTRVITPSDVSGNKISVNLHGIIYVESSDTLLLSDVGSAMSATDGQLFVVNNASTANGNVSVRGIAGPNSMLGNPVDITYDGANLYVAEKSNNLVMRFDDIINQLALIDPLPNQPPIFDIAANLMVTRNRPESVALAPDYLAARPR
- the miaB gene encoding tRNA (N6-isopentenyl adenosine(37)-C2)-methylthiotransferase MiaB — translated: MTTSPRRYHITTFGCQMNKADSERMAGILEDMGFEWSEDPNDANVILYNTCTIRDNAEHKVYSHLGRQAKRKQEQPDLTLILAGCVAQQEGEALLRRVPELDLVMGPQHANRLKDLLEQVLEGDRVVATEPVHIMEDITKPRRDSTVTAWVNVIYGCNERCTYCVVPNVRGVEQSRTPEAIRAEMAELGRQGYKEVTLLGQNIDAYGRDLPGVTPEGRHKHTLTDLLYYVSDVPGIDRIRFATSHPRYFTERLIKACAELPKVCEHFHIPFQSGDNEVLKAMGRGYTQEKYRRIIDTIRDYMPDASITADAIVGFPGETEAQFENTLKLVADIGFDQLNTAAYSPRPGTPAALWENQLSEEEKVDRLQRLNHLVGIKAAERSQRYFDRIEEVLVEDRNPKDPTQVMGRTRGNRLTFFSSDIAQLKGQLVQVKITEVRPFSLSGEIVEVRHPVTV
- a CDS encoding tetratricopeptide repeat protein, with translation MTIKNCLNEGIDKAERGDYQGAIETFNEILRLEPNNVKAYYNRGLVRYDFGDDRGAIEDFDRVLGLNPNCVAAYNNRGNAHRNLGAYHIALKDFNRALELNPNCAIIYISRGLVHLDLAYKEAAIEDFNQALKLNPDFVKAYISRGVARFYMRDFAGAIADYDRALRIDPNLAEAYNNRGMARFEVGDSKGAIEDFDRALNIEPNLVEAYNNRGLARFELGDSTGAIEDFKRALGMDSTLAELYYNRAFARYSLGDNKGAVEDYNQTLGINPKDAEAYNNRGNARALMGDSRGAIENYTQAININPNKANAYYNRGLAYYSIGDHHRAIADFDRALELNPNYAAAYNNRGLALRDRGDIQQALEDFNQALRLNPNLSEAYVSRGLVRSDLGDKQGAIEDFSKALQLNPKDARAYNSRGFARYRVGENRQAIEDFNQALLLNPNLSAAYLNRGLARFHLGDRFGGIEDINRALHLDTNSTPVLQ
- a CDS encoding cytochrome c biogenesis protein CcdA, with product MIETLQTYLYQLGQLADSLVKTQLTQLTWLSVGVIFAAGLLTSLTPCMLSMLPITIGYIGGYEAKSRLQAIAQSTWFSLGLATTLAGLGIAAALVGQVYGQIGIGLPIIVSIIAIIMGLNLLEALPLQFPSFGGTEWISQNLPDGVRSYLLGLTFGLVASPCSTPVLATLLAWVTQTQNAILGGLFLLFYTAGYVAPLILAGTFTGSIKKLLELRRWSAWINPVSGTLLVGFGVFSLLSRIPLGNF
- a CDS encoding Crp/Fnr family transcriptional regulator; this encodes MLEPAKTIAIFQKQSDPKIFSTGEIIFEEGQSGDVMYGILEGEVDISVNGKVVETIKTGEVFGVGALVGIGNRTYTAIAKIDCKLAFIDKKRFLFAVQETPMFALEVMKTYSERLTRLEHSL